In one Streptomyces venezuelae genomic region, the following are encoded:
- a CDS encoding glucarate dehydratase family protein produces the protein MYGQSLVIADVRLTPVLVADPPLLNTQGVHQPYTPRLIIEVVTEGGVTGIGETYGDSKYLELARPFAGRLVGHDVSELNGLFTLADDVAVDAARVDDSVDVGGLRGVQTADKLRLSVVSGFEVACLDALGKALGLPVHALLGGKVRDAVEYSAYLFYKWAGHPAGVASEPDEGWGAALDPAGIVAQARLFTERYGFTSFKLKGGVFPPDEEVAAIRALAAAFPGLPLRLDPNGAWSVETSLKVAAELGDVLEYLEDPALGTPAMAQVAAGTRVPLATNMCVTTFEEIPEAFGTGAVQVVLSDHHYWGGLRRTRELAAVCRTFGVSVSMHSNTHLGISLAAMTHVAATVPDLHHACDSHYPWQVEDVLTSRLRFTGGKVAVTDTPGLGVALDRDKLAALHARWLDDDFRALRERDDAAAMRAADPEWTTPAVPRW, from the coding sequence ATGTATGGACAGAGTCTCGTCATCGCGGACGTCCGTCTCACGCCCGTCCTCGTCGCCGATCCGCCGCTCCTCAACACCCAGGGCGTGCATCAGCCCTACACGCCCCGCCTGATCATCGAGGTGGTCACCGAGGGTGGAGTGACGGGCATAGGGGAGACGTACGGGGACTCGAAGTACCTGGAGCTCGCCCGGCCGTTCGCCGGGCGGCTCGTCGGGCACGACGTGTCCGAACTGAACGGGCTGTTCACACTCGCGGACGACGTGGCCGTGGACGCCGCGCGGGTCGACGACTCGGTGGATGTCGGCGGTCTGCGCGGCGTGCAGACCGCCGACAAGCTGCGGCTGTCCGTCGTCTCCGGGTTCGAGGTCGCCTGCCTCGATGCCCTCGGCAAGGCGCTCGGGCTGCCCGTGCACGCACTGCTCGGCGGCAAGGTGCGCGACGCCGTGGAGTACAGCGCGTACCTGTTCTACAAGTGGGCCGGGCACCCGGCCGGCGTCGCGAGCGAGCCGGACGAGGGGTGGGGCGCCGCGCTCGACCCGGCCGGGATCGTCGCCCAGGCCCGCCTGTTCACCGAGCGGTACGGCTTCACCTCCTTCAAGCTCAAGGGCGGCGTCTTCCCGCCCGACGAGGAGGTCGCCGCGATCCGCGCGCTGGCCGCGGCCTTCCCCGGCCTGCCGCTGCGGCTCGACCCCAACGGCGCCTGGTCCGTGGAGACGTCCCTGAAGGTCGCGGCCGAACTCGGCGACGTACTCGAGTACTTGGAGGACCCGGCGCTCGGCACGCCCGCCATGGCGCAGGTCGCCGCGGGCACGCGGGTCCCGCTCGCCACGAACATGTGCGTGACGACCTTCGAGGAGATACCGGAGGCCTTCGGGACGGGTGCCGTGCAGGTGGTGCTCTCCGACCACCACTACTGGGGCGGACTGCGGCGCACCCGGGAACTGGCCGCCGTCTGCCGCACGTTCGGCGTCAGCGTGTCCATGCACTCCAACACGCACCTGGGCATCAGCCTCGCCGCGATGACGCACGTGGCGGCCACCGTCCCCGACCTGCACCACGCCTGCGACTCGCACTACCCGTGGCAGGTCGAGGACGTCCTGACCTCCCGGCTCCGGTTCACCGGCGGCAAGGTCGCCGTCACCGACACCCCGGGCCTCGGCGTCGCACTCGACCGGGACAAGCTCGCCGCCCTGCACGCGCGCTGGCTCGACGACGACTTCCGTGCGCTGCGGGAGCGCGACGACGCGGCGGCGATGCGGGCCGCCGACCCGGAATGGACCACTCCGGCCGTGCCGCGCTGGTAG
- a CDS encoding MFS transporter, which translates to MAIDTTTAPSPQAAPPAPQPHGPKLSTRDKLVLFVLCAAQFMVALDFSVLNVALPVLGPDLGMSHSALQWAVTAFALPSGGFLLLFGRTGDLFGRRKLFLAGLALFGLASLLATFAWDPASFLAGRALQGVGAAAIVPTGMSLLTTTFPEGPARDRALGISGTLLSLGFTVGMVLGGVLTDTLGWRSTMGLLTLFALIVLPLAPGLLPESRTPDRPRLDIPGAVTVTGGLLSLIYALSTAAERGFGGTDVIVTLIAGVLLLAVFGYVESRAESPLVSLPMLRRRTVAWGNLGGLVTFSMMSTVVFVLTLYFQEVLHLSAFETGLIFGVQGVLSVVAGVYAPRIIGRFGARRTLVGSLAGQGVLVAALLGIGGGGWSVWLATAAVSVASMFHLGAIVSYGVTVTSGVPDAEQGLATGLVTSTQQVGLTVGIPVLGVLATTVPDLLTGTRTVLAIDAAVVLATAALVSLGLRRKASRA; encoded by the coding sequence ATGGCGATCGACACCACCACTGCCCCGTCCCCCCAGGCCGCTCCTCCGGCGCCGCAGCCGCACGGCCCCAAGCTCTCCACCCGCGACAAGCTCGTCCTCTTCGTGCTCTGCGCCGCACAGTTCATGGTCGCGCTGGACTTCTCCGTACTGAACGTCGCACTGCCTGTGCTCGGCCCCGACCTCGGCATGAGCCACTCCGCGCTGCAGTGGGCGGTGACCGCCTTCGCCCTGCCGTCCGGCGGCTTCCTGCTCCTTTTCGGCAGGACCGGTGACCTCTTCGGGCGCCGCAAGCTGTTCCTCGCGGGGCTCGCGCTCTTCGGCCTCGCCTCACTGCTCGCCACGTTCGCGTGGGACCCGGCGTCGTTCCTCGCCGGGCGCGCGCTGCAGGGCGTGGGTGCGGCGGCCATCGTGCCGACCGGCATGTCCCTGCTGACGACCACGTTTCCCGAGGGTCCGGCGCGCGACCGCGCGCTCGGCATCTCCGGCACGCTGCTCTCGCTCGGCTTCACGGTCGGCATGGTGCTGGGCGGCGTACTGACCGACACCCTCGGCTGGCGTTCCACGATGGGCCTGCTGACCCTCTTCGCCCTGATCGTGCTGCCGCTGGCGCCGGGCCTGCTGCCCGAGTCGCGGACCCCGGACCGCCCGCGCCTGGACATCCCCGGCGCCGTGACGGTCACCGGCGGTCTGCTCTCCCTGATCTACGCCCTGTCCACGGCGGCCGAGCGCGGCTTCGGCGGCACGGACGTCATCGTCACGCTGATCGCGGGCGTGCTGCTGCTCGCCGTCTTCGGATACGTCGAGTCGCGCGCCGAATCCCCGCTGGTCTCGCTGCCCATGCTGCGCCGCCGCACGGTGGCGTGGGGCAACCTGGGCGGTCTGGTCACGTTCTCGATGATGTCGACGGTCGTCTTCGTGCTGACCCTCTACTTCCAGGAGGTCCTGCACCTCTCGGCCTTCGAGACCGGCCTGATCTTCGGTGTGCAGGGCGTCCTGTCCGTGGTCGCCGGTGTGTACGCGCCGAGGATCATCGGCCGCTTCGGTGCCCGCCGCACGCTGGTGGGTTCGCTCGCCGGGCAGGGTGTGCTGGTCGCGGCGCTGCTCGGCATCGGCGGGGGCGGCTGGTCGGTGTGGCTCGCCACGGCCGCGGTGTCGGTGGCGAGCATGTTCCACCTGGGGGCGATCGTGTCGTACGGCGTGACGGTCACGTCGGGCGTCCCCGACGCGGAGCAGGGCCTGGCGACGGGCCTCGTCACCTCCACCCAGCAGGTGGGCCTCACCGTCGGCATCCCGGTCCTCGGTGTCCTCGCCACGACGGTCCCGGATCTGCTCACGGGCACGCGGACGGTCCTCGCGATCGACGCGGCGGTGGTCTTGGCGACGGCGGCGCTGGTCTCGCTCGGCCTACGTCGGAAGGCCTCGCGCGCTTGA
- a CDS encoding carbohydrate kinase family protein: protein MVVPVQPTVDPLKAARRAGDPDCDVYLTGTVFLDIIFTGLDSAPVRGTESWARGMGSSPGGVANMATALARLGLHTSLAAAFGDDHYGEYCWDALEQGEGIDLTPSRTVPGWHSPVTVSMAYEGERTMVSHGHEPPPDADAPDGGAPSCPPRARAAVASLTPGTRAPWIAQAARSGTRIFADVGWDDTGRWDLAGLADLEHCEAFLPNAEEAMRYTRTSCPRAAARALTEHVPLAVVTLGAEGAYAVDGRTGETAEVPAIEVEALDPTGAGDVFVAGFVTGTLAEWPLADRLAFAGLTAALSVQEFGGSLSAPGWAEVGAWWRRVREFDDQDPLALRRYAFLQSLLPAAARPWPLRRAVPTIGFRSA from the coding sequence ATGGTCGTACCCGTACAGCCCACCGTCGACCCGCTGAAAGCGGCCCGCAGAGCCGGGGATCCGGACTGCGACGTCTACCTCACCGGCACGGTCTTCCTCGACATCATCTTCACCGGCCTCGACTCGGCGCCCGTGCGCGGGACCGAGTCCTGGGCCCGCGGCATGGGATCGAGCCCCGGGGGCGTCGCCAACATGGCGACCGCCCTCGCCCGCCTCGGGCTGCACACCTCGCTCGCCGCGGCCTTCGGGGACGACCACTACGGCGAGTACTGCTGGGACGCACTCGAACAGGGAGAGGGCATCGACCTCACCCCCTCACGCACCGTGCCCGGCTGGCACTCCCCGGTGACCGTCTCCATGGCGTACGAGGGAGAGCGCACCATGGTGAGCCACGGCCACGAGCCGCCGCCGGACGCCGACGCCCCCGACGGAGGCGCCCCCTCCTGCCCGCCACGCGCGCGTGCCGCCGTCGCCTCCCTGACCCCCGGCACCCGCGCCCCCTGGATCGCGCAGGCCGCACGCAGCGGCACCCGCATCTTCGCCGACGTCGGTTGGGACGACACCGGCCGCTGGGACCTCGCGGGCCTCGCCGACCTGGAGCACTGCGAGGCGTTCCTGCCCAACGCGGAGGAGGCGATGCGCTACACCCGCACCTCCTGCCCCCGCGCCGCGGCCCGCGCCCTCACCGAGCACGTGCCGCTCGCCGTGGTGACCCTCGGCGCGGAGGGCGCGTACGCCGTGGACGGGCGGACCGGCGAGACCGCGGAGGTCCCGGCCATCGAGGTCGAGGCGCTCGACCCCACCGGCGCCGGGGACGTCTTCGTCGCCGGGTTCGTCACCGGCACCCTCGCGGAGTGGCCCCTCGCGGACCGGCTCGCCTTCGCGGGCCTCACCGCGGCCCTCTCCGTCCAGGAGTTCGGCGGCTCCCTGTCGGCGCCCGGCTGGGCGGAGGTCGGCGCGTGGTGGCGCCGGGTCCGCGAATTCGACGACCAGGACCCCCTGGCCCTGCGGCGCTACGCCTTCCTCCAGTCCCTCCTGCCCGCCGCGGCCCGCCCGTGGCCGCTGCGCAGGGCCGTGCCGACGATCGGGTTCCGGTCGGCGTAG
- a CDS encoding MmcQ/YjbR family DNA-binding protein, producing the protein MTPEGLRAFCLSFNDAVEDFPFTPETSVFKVAGKMFALTTLDARPLKVNLKCEPDIADRLRAAHPEIVPGWHMNKRHWNTVTVDGGLPDRQIRELIEDSYDLVVAKLPRAQRLRLDRP; encoded by the coding sequence GTGACGCCCGAGGGCCTGCGCGCGTTCTGTCTCTCCTTCAACGACGCGGTGGAGGACTTCCCCTTCACGCCGGAGACGTCGGTCTTCAAGGTGGCCGGGAAGATGTTCGCGCTCACGACCCTCGACGCGCGACCGCTCAAGGTCAATCTCAAATGCGAGCCGGACATCGCCGACCGGCTGCGCGCGGCGCACCCGGAGATCGTGCCGGGCTGGCACATGAACAAGCGCCACTGGAACACGGTGACCGTCGACGGCGGCCTGCCCGACCGGCAGATCCGGGAGCTCATCGAGGACTCGTACGACTTGGTGGTGGCGAAACTGCCCCGGGCGCAGCGGCTGCGGCTCGACCGCCCCTGA
- the ybeY gene encoding rRNA maturation RNase YbeY — MSIDVNNESGTEVDEQAILDIARYALARMRIHPLSELSVIVVDTDAMEQLHIQWMDLPGPTDVMSFPMDELRPPMKDDDEPPQGLLGDIVLCPEVATKQGKDAPTEHSMDEELQLLTVHGVLHLLGYDHEEPDEKAEMFGLQAAIVDGWRAEKGLTGPSPAPTVS; from the coding sequence ATGTCGATCGACGTCAACAACGAGTCCGGAACCGAGGTCGACGAGCAGGCGATCCTCGACATCGCCCGCTATGCCCTGGCACGGATGCGCATCCACCCGCTCTCCGAGCTCTCGGTGATCGTCGTGGACACCGACGCCATGGAGCAGCTGCACATCCAGTGGATGGACCTGCCGGGGCCCACGGACGTCATGTCCTTCCCCATGGACGAGCTGCGGCCGCCCATGAAGGACGACGACGAGCCCCCGCAGGGCCTCCTCGGAGACATCGTGCTCTGCCCCGAGGTCGCCACCAAGCAGGGCAAGGACGCCCCGACGGAGCACTCCATGGACGAGGAGCTCCAGCTCCTCACCGTCCACGGCGTCCTGCACCTGCTCGGGTACGACCACGAGGAGCCCGACGAGAAGGCCGAGATGTTCGGCCTGCAGGCCGCGATCGTCGACGGCTGGCGCGCCGAGAAGGGCCTGACCGGCCCGTCCCCGGCGCCCACGGTCTCGTAG
- a CDS encoding helix-turn-helix transcriptional regulator has translation MAAAVPVTSDTDASKARRLGELREFLMSRRARVSPAEAGLPDGGARRRTPGLRREEVAVLAGVGASWYQWLEQGRDISVSPQVLDSVARVLKLSGAERRHLYVLAGLNPPRPEVARDDQEMCEGLHRLIDTWMPQPAHIMDAYWNCVMYNDAAASVLGMRSETSENCLLTFFTDPIYRTRAKSWQRNAPQVVAMYRAACSEHPDDDGFAAVIAEAKAMSPEFVELWERRDILPGGQVAKEIEHPVVGTLFLESTQLKVPARPDLTIALHTPMPDAEVDTAGKLAWLATPEGRRGSIYPVAG, from the coding sequence ATGGCAGCAGCAGTGCCGGTCACGTCGGACACGGACGCCTCGAAGGCGCGTCGGCTGGGAGAGCTCCGGGAGTTCCTGATGAGCCGCCGCGCGCGGGTCAGCCCCGCGGAGGCCGGGCTTCCCGACGGCGGGGCCCGCCGCCGCACGCCGGGCCTGCGCCGCGAGGAGGTCGCCGTGCTCGCCGGGGTCGGGGCGTCCTGGTACCAGTGGCTGGAGCAGGGCCGCGACATCTCCGTGTCGCCGCAGGTCCTGGACTCCGTGGCGCGCGTCCTGAAGCTGAGCGGCGCCGAGCGTCGCCATCTGTACGTGCTGGCGGGGCTCAATCCGCCGCGGCCCGAGGTCGCCAGGGACGACCAGGAGATGTGCGAGGGGCTGCACCGGCTCATCGACACGTGGATGCCGCAGCCGGCGCACATCATGGACGCGTACTGGAACTGCGTCATGTACAACGACGCGGCCGCCTCCGTGCTCGGGATGCGCTCGGAGACCTCCGAGAACTGTCTGCTCACCTTCTTCACCGACCCCATCTACCGGACCCGCGCGAAGAGCTGGCAGCGGAACGCGCCGCAGGTCGTGGCGATGTACCGGGCCGCGTGCTCGGAGCATCCCGACGATGACGGGTTCGCCGCGGTGATCGCCGAGGCGAAGGCGATGAGCCCGGAGTTCGTCGAGCTGTGGGAGCGGCGCGACATCCTGCCCGGCGGACAGGTCGCCAAGGAGATCGAGCACCCGGTGGTCGGGACGCTGTTCCTGGAGTCGACGCAGCTGAAGGTGCCGGCCAGGCCCGACCTCACGATCGCGCTGCACACGCCGATGCCGGACGCCGAGGTGGACACCGCGGGGAAGCTGGCGTGGCTGGCCACGCCCGAGGGGCGGCGCGGGTCGATCTATCCGGTGGCCGGGTAG
- a CDS encoding cytidine deaminase, translating to MTESAALDPEDRKIVTLARSARARNGVPEGAAVRDETGRTYVAGTVALDSLQLSALRTAVAMAVASGAESLEAAAVVSGAEAVTDEDLAAVRDLGGVGTPVFLAGVDGEVRVRVEAG from the coding sequence ATGACTGAGAGCGCCGCGCTTGACCCCGAGGACCGCAAGATCGTCACCCTGGCCCGTTCGGCCCGGGCCCGCAACGGTGTGCCCGAGGGGGCGGCGGTGCGGGACGAGACGGGACGCACGTATGTGGCGGGGACGGTCGCGCTCGACTCCCTTCAGCTGTCCGCGCTGAGGACGGCGGTCGCCATGGCCGTGGCGTCCGGGGCGGAGTCGCTGGAGGCGGCGGCGGTCGTCTCCGGGGCGGAGGCGGTCACCGACGAGGATCTCGCCGCGGTACGGGACCTGGGTGGGGTCGGGACGCCGGTGTTCCTCGCGGGGGTGGACGGGGAGGTCCGGGTGCGGGTCGAGGCGGGTTGA
- a CDS encoding DUF397 domain-containing protein, whose product MGGSWTWRKSSASDGSSGNCLEVARIGESVRVRDSTRPRGAVLVFGPEAWSAFLTLAGASKPRSSTTSGF is encoded by the coding sequence GTGGGCGGCTCATGGACGTGGCGCAAGAGCAGCGCGAGTGACGGCAGTTCGGGCAACTGCCTGGAGGTCGCCCGGATCGGCGAGTCGGTCCGTGTGCGCGACTCCACCCGCCCCCGGGGCGCTGTGCTCGTCTTCGGGCCGGAGGCCTGGTCGGCGTTCCTCACCCTGGCCGGGGCATCGAAGCCGCGGAGTTCGACGACGTCCGGCTTCTGA
- a CDS encoding PhoH family protein, whose protein sequence is MTQTPTTHTDAQGQARAHFTVPANHPMVTVLGSGDALLRVIEKAFPAADIHVRGNEISAVGSAPEVALIQRLFDQMMLVLRTGQPMTEDAVERSIAMLRADENGNGAEETPAEVLTQNILSSRGRTIRPKTLNQKRYVDAIDKHTIVFGIGPAGTGKTYLAMAKAVQALQSKQVNRIILTRPAVEAGERLGFLPGTLYEKIDPYLRPLYDALHDMLDPDSIPRLMAAGTIEVAPLAYMRGRTLNDAFIILDEAQNTSAEQMKMFLTRLGFDSKIVITGDITQVDLPGGTKSGLREVQRILDGVEDIHFSRLTSNDVVRHKLVGRIVDAYEQHDSRSGGNNGK, encoded by the coding sequence ATGACTCAGACACCCACGACTCACACCGACGCGCAGGGCCAGGCCCGAGCCCACTTCACCGTCCCGGCCAACCACCCGATGGTGACGGTCCTCGGCTCCGGCGACGCCCTGCTGCGGGTGATCGAGAAGGCCTTCCCGGCGGCCGACATCCACGTCCGGGGCAATGAGATCAGCGCCGTGGGCAGCGCCCCCGAAGTCGCTCTCATCCAGCGCTTGTTCGACCAGATGATGCTGGTGCTCCGCACCGGTCAGCCGATGACGGAGGACGCAGTGGAACGCTCGATCGCCATGCTCAGGGCGGACGAGAACGGCAACGGCGCGGAGGAGACCCCCGCCGAGGTCCTCACGCAGAACATCCTCTCGTCCCGCGGCCGCACCATCCGCCCCAAGACCCTCAACCAGAAGCGGTACGTCGACGCGATCGACAAGCACACCATCGTCTTCGGTATCGGGCCCGCGGGCACCGGCAAGACCTACCTCGCCATGGCCAAGGCCGTGCAGGCCCTGCAGTCCAAGCAGGTCAACCGCATCATCCTGACGCGCCCCGCGGTCGAGGCGGGCGAGCGGCTCGGCTTCCTGCCGGGCACGCTGTACGAGAAGATCGACCCGTACCTGCGCCCGCTGTACGACGCGCTGCACGACATGCTCGACCCCGACTCCATCCCGCGCCTCATGGCCGCGGGCACCATCGAGGTCGCCCCCCTGGCGTACATGCGCGGCCGGACGCTGAACGACGCGTTCATCATCCTCGACGAGGCGCAGAACACCAGCGCCGAGCAGATGAAGATGTTCCTGACCCGCCTCGGCTTCGACTCGAAGATCGTCATCACCGGTGACATCACCCAGGTCGACCTGCCCGGCGGCACCAAGAGCGGCCTGCGCGAGGTGCAGCGGATCCTCGACGGCGTCGAGGACATCCACTTCTCGCGGCTCACGTCCAACGACGTGGTCCGGCACAAGCTGGTCGGCCGTATCGTCGACGCGTACGAGCAGCACGACAGCCGCAGCGGCGGCAACAACGGGAAGTAG
- a CDS encoding helix-turn-helix domain-containing protein, protein MSAPSAALQRLRLRTELRKARTAARLTQRQVAAKMEWSSSKLIRIESGEVGVSVNDLRPLLDAYGIRDRRKIEELLDLARGSRRMPFSEYRDLYTKEFLQFLALESSASIVRHYGALLMPGSLQTEEYARAIMLSYEKDIPEERLERSVEVRQTRQELLTSGGREVFYILDEAVVRRHVGGRGVMRAQLERLAELAERPSVTIQILPFSVGAHAGIQGPFSHFEFEVDEMPDSLYLENPRGDSYVTDAPEETGRYLERFWELEDLAIKEDMPALLRALAVRMGEGKDDLEALIQDAVPQEVAKA, encoded by the coding sequence ATGAGCGCGCCAAGTGCGGCACTTCAGCGGCTGCGGCTGCGCACCGAGCTCCGAAAGGCGCGGACCGCCGCACGTCTCACTCAGCGGCAGGTCGCCGCGAAAATGGAGTGGAGCTCTTCCAAACTGATCCGGATCGAGTCCGGTGAGGTGGGGGTCTCCGTCAATGACCTGCGCCCCCTGCTGGACGCCTACGGCATCCGGGACCGCCGCAAGATCGAGGAGCTCCTTGACCTCGCCAGAGGCAGTCGGCGCATGCCGTTCAGTGAGTACCGCGACCTTTACACCAAAGAGTTCCTGCAGTTCCTCGCACTTGAGTCCTCCGCGTCGATCGTCCGGCACTACGGGGCGCTGCTGATGCCGGGTTCGCTGCAGACCGAGGAGTATGCGCGCGCGATCATGCTCTCCTACGAGAAGGACATTCCCGAGGAACGCCTGGAACGCAGTGTGGAAGTCCGCCAGACCCGTCAGGAGTTGCTGACCTCGGGAGGGCGGGAGGTCTTCTACATCCTGGACGAGGCGGTCGTGCGCAGGCACGTGGGCGGGCGTGGGGTGATGCGGGCCCAACTGGAGCGACTCGCCGAACTGGCGGAGAGGCCGAGCGTCACCATCCAGATCCTTCCGTTCAGTGTGGGGGCCCATGCAGGAATTCAAGGCCCCTTCAGCCACTTCGAGTTCGAGGTGGACGAGATGCCGGACTCGCTCTATCTGGAGAACCCGCGCGGCGACTCGTACGTCACCGACGCCCCGGAGGAGACCGGTCGTTACCTGGAGCGGTTCTGGGAGTTGGAGGACCTCGCCATCAAGGAAGACATGCCCGCCCTGCTGCGTGCCCTCGCCGTCCGGATGGGTGAGGGCAAGGACGACCTGGAGGCCCTGATCCAGGATGCCGTGCCACAGGAGGTGGCGAAGGCGTAA
- a CDS encoding hemolysin family protein, translating into MNPQLIAGAVALVVVAWLAACAEAGIARVSSFRADEAVRSGRRGSAKLAQVAADPTRYLNVALLVRVACEMAAAALVTYACLQEFAETWHALAVAIGVMVLVSYVAVGVSPRTIGRQHPLNTATAAAYILLPLARIMGPIPPLLILIGNALTPGKGFRRGPFASEAELRAMVDLAEKESLIEDEERRMVHSVFELGDTLVREVMVPRTDLVAIERFKTIRQALTLALRSGFSRIPVTGESEDDIVGMVYLKDLARKTHINRDSESELVSTAMRPATFVPDTKNAGDLLREMQQERNHVAVVIDEYGGTAGIVTIEDILEEIVGEITDEYDRELPPVEELADGCYRVTARLDIGDLGELFGFDEFDDEDVETVGGLLAKQLGRVPIAGASATVPLPDGRELKLTAESAAGRRNRIMTVLVEPVPDDGAHAEQQGAEKAGESG; encoded by the coding sequence ATGAATCCTCAACTGATCGCCGGCGCGGTCGCCCTGGTCGTCGTGGCCTGGCTCGCGGCGTGCGCCGAAGCGGGCATCGCCCGTGTCTCCAGCTTCCGCGCCGACGAGGCGGTCCGTTCGGGGCGACGCGGCAGCGCGAAGCTCGCGCAGGTCGCCGCCGACCCGACGCGTTACCTCAACGTGGCGCTGCTCGTGCGGGTGGCGTGCGAGATGGCCGCGGCAGCCCTCGTGACGTACGCCTGCCTCCAGGAGTTCGCCGAGACCTGGCACGCCCTCGCGGTCGCCATCGGCGTGATGGTCCTGGTCAGCTACGTCGCGGTGGGCGTCTCCCCCCGTACGATCGGCCGCCAGCACCCGCTGAACACGGCGACCGCCGCGGCCTACATCCTGCTGCCGCTCGCCAGGATCATGGGCCCGATCCCGCCGCTCCTGATCCTCATCGGCAACGCGCTCACGCCCGGCAAGGGCTTCCGGCGCGGTCCGTTCGCGTCCGAGGCCGAGCTGCGCGCGATGGTGGACCTCGCCGAGAAGGAGTCGCTGATCGAGGACGAGGAGCGGCGCATGGTCCACTCCGTCTTCGAGCTGGGCGACACGCTCGTGCGGGAGGTCATGGTCCCACGCACGGACCTGGTCGCCATCGAACGGTTCAAGACGATCCGCCAGGCCCTCACCCTCGCCCTGCGCTCCGGTTTCTCCCGCATACCGGTGACGGGCGAGAGCGAGGACGACATCGTCGGCATGGTGTACCTGAAGGACCTCGCCCGCAAGACGCACATCAACCGCGACAGCGAGTCGGAGCTGGTGTCGACGGCGATGCGTCCCGCCACCTTCGTCCCCGACACGAAGAACGCGGGCGACCTGCTGCGCGAGATGCAGCAGGAGCGCAACCACGTGGCCGTGGTCATCGACGAGTACGGCGGCACCGCCGGCATCGTCACCATCGAGGACATCCTCGAGGAGATCGTCGGCGAGATCACCGACGAGTACGACCGTGAGCTGCCGCCCGTCGAGGAGCTCGCCGACGGCTGCTACCGCGTGACGGCCCGCCTCGACATCGGCGACCTCGGGGAGCTCTTCGGGTTCGACGAGTTCGACGACGAGGACGTGGAGACCGTCGGCGGCCTCCTCGCCAAGCAGCTGGGCCGCGTCCCGATCGCGGGAGCCTCCGCGACGGTGCCGCTGCCGGACGGGCGCGAGCTGAAGCTCACCGCGGAGTCCGCGGCGGGCCGCCGCAACCGCATCATGACGGTGCTCGTGGAGCCCGTGCCGGACGACGGCGCCCACGCCGAGCAGCAGGGCGCGGAGAAGGCGGGGGAGTCCGGGTGA
- the era gene encoding GTPase Era yields MGAMSVRTPSSAEPSEAVHRAGFACFVGRPNAGKSTLTNALVGKKVAITANQPQTTRHTVRGIVHRPDAQMILVDTPGLHKPRTLLGERLNDVVRTTWAEVDVIGFCLPANEKLGPGDRFIAKELASIKKTPKIAIVTKTDLVDSKALAEQLIAIDQLGKELGFEWAEIVPVSAVGDQQVGLLADLIVPLLPEGPALYPEGDLTDEPEQVMVAELIREAALEGVRDELPHSIAVVVEEMLPREDRPADKPLLDIHAFVYIERPSQKGIIIGPKGKRLKDVGIKSRKQIEALLGTPVFLDLHVKVAKDWQRDPRQLRKLGF; encoded by the coding sequence ATGGGCGCCATGAGCGTTCGTACCCCGTCTTCAGCCGAGCCGTCCGAGGCCGTCCACCGCGCCGGCTTCGCCTGCTTCGTCGGCCGCCCCAACGCGGGCAAGTCCACCCTCACGAACGCTCTGGTCGGCAAGAAGGTGGCGATCACCGCCAACCAGCCGCAGACCACGCGGCACACGGTGCGCGGCATCGTGCACCGGCCCGACGCGCAGATGATCCTGGTGGACACGCCGGGGCTCCACAAGCCGCGCACGCTGCTCGGTGAGCGGCTGAACGACGTCGTGCGCACCACGTGGGCCGAGGTCGACGTGATCGGCTTCTGTCTGCCCGCGAACGAGAAGCTCGGCCCCGGCGACCGGTTCATCGCCAAGGAGCTCGCCTCCATCAAGAAGACGCCGAAGATCGCGATCGTCACGAAGACGGACCTGGTCGACAGCAAGGCGCTCGCCGAGCAGCTCATCGCCATCGACCAGCTCGGCAAGGAGCTCGGCTTCGAGTGGGCCGAGATCGTGCCGGTGTCGGCCGTCGGCGACCAGCAGGTCGGGCTGCTCGCGGACCTCATCGTGCCGCTGCTGCCCGAGGGCCCCGCGCTCTACCCCGAGGGCGACCTCACGGACGAGCCCGAGCAGGTCATGGTCGCGGAGCTGATCCGCGAGGCGGCGCTGGAGGGTGTGCGGGACGAGCTGCCGCACTCCATCGCGGTCGTGGTCGAGGAGATGCTGCCCCGCGAGGACCGTCCCGCCGACAAGCCGCTGCTGGACATCCACGCGTTCGTCTACATCGAGCGGCCCAGCCAGAAGGGCATCATCATCGGCCCGAAGGGCAAGCGCCTCAAGGACGTCGGCATCAAGTCCCGCAAGCAGATCGAGGCGCTGCTCGGTACGCCCGTCTTCCTCGACCTGCACGTGAAGGTCGCCAAGGACTGGCAGCGTGACCCGCGCCAGCTGCGCAAGCTCGGCTTCTGA